Proteins encoded in a region of the Streptomyces sp. NBC_00310 genome:
- a CDS encoding SDR family NAD(P)-dependent oxidoreductase gives MARITDRTILIVGASSGIGAEVARQLAPGKNRLVITARRAPELARLAEQVRAAGSDCLDIAADALDAREAADVVAAATREFGSVDIALLNAGDGPDMAMDEVSVADVSRIMALNYDVVVNYLIPLTEQMLRQRDGGLIAHTNSLAGLIGIPRQGPYSAAKAAARTLLDAARVELGPRGIRFTTIHPGFVATARISEDGLPKPFEISEERGARHVIHALENEPAQAYFPWPTAALVRTLRALPTPLASLILRKLAYG, from the coding sequence ATGGCAAGGATCACCGACCGTACGATCCTGATCGTCGGCGCGTCCTCGGGCATCGGCGCGGAAGTGGCGCGCCAACTCGCCCCCGGCAAGAACCGGTTGGTCATCACGGCCCGGCGCGCCCCCGAACTGGCCAGGCTCGCGGAGCAGGTACGGGCCGCGGGCAGCGACTGCCTGGACATCGCGGCCGACGCCCTCGACGCGCGGGAGGCGGCCGACGTGGTGGCGGCCGCCACCAGGGAGTTCGGGTCCGTCGACATCGCGCTGCTCAACGCCGGTGACGGACCGGACATGGCCATGGACGAGGTCTCTGTCGCCGATGTCTCACGCATCATGGCGTTGAACTACGACGTCGTCGTCAACTACCTCATCCCGCTGACCGAACAGATGTTGCGGCAGCGCGACGGCGGCCTGATCGCCCACACCAACTCCCTCGCCGGGCTCATAGGCATTCCCCGCCAGGGCCCGTACTCGGCCGCCAAGGCCGCCGCACGCACCCTCCTTGACGCTGCGCGTGTCGAACTGGGGCCCCGGGGAATCCGGTTCACCACCATCCATCCGGGCTTCGTGGCCACAGCACGCATCAGCGAGGACGGGCTGCCCAAGCCTTTCGAGATCAGCGAGGAACGTGGGGCACGGCATGTCATACACGCCCTGGAAAACGAACCGGCCCAGGCGTACTTCCCCTGGCCCACAGCGGCTCTGGTCCGTACCCTGCGTGCTCTGCCGACACCGCTCGCCTCCCTGATACTCCGGAAACTGGCCTACGGATAG
- a CDS encoding TetR/AcrR family transcriptional regulator, giving the protein MARMALRERREELIAAAIRVVTREGVAKTTTRSIVREAGMTLGVFHYCFDSREDLLEQVITRITDDFVIAFRQACAGETELRPAVEKSLSAFWDGVQAGPGEHLAGHELAHYALRQAGMEKLARRQYRHYLDVHEDLVTDIAAKTGVRWTVPGPVLARYLNSVLDGLTMCWLIDRDTETSRAVLDLTGRHLETLAVSRTDALSA; this is encoded by the coding sequence ATGGCCCGTATGGCGCTGAGGGAACGGCGGGAAGAGCTCATCGCCGCGGCGATCAGGGTGGTGACCCGGGAGGGCGTCGCCAAGACGACGACCCGCTCCATCGTCCGCGAGGCGGGCATGACCCTCGGCGTCTTCCACTACTGCTTCGATTCACGTGAAGACCTTCTCGAACAGGTGATCACGCGTATCACGGACGATTTCGTGATCGCCTTCCGGCAGGCGTGTGCCGGGGAGACGGAGCTGCGTCCGGCCGTCGAGAAGAGCCTGAGCGCCTTCTGGGACGGCGTGCAGGCCGGCCCCGGCGAGCATCTGGCCGGTCACGAACTGGCCCACTACGCCTTGCGGCAGGCGGGTATGGAGAAGCTGGCGCGCCGTCAGTACCGGCACTACCTGGACGTCCACGAGGATCTCGTGACGGACATCGCCGCGAAGACCGGCGTCCGGTGGACCGTCCCGGGCCCGGTCCTCGCCCGCTACCTGAACTCGGTCCTGGACGGGCTCACGATGTGCTGGCTCATCGACCGCGACACCGAAACCAGCCGCGCGGTCCTGGATCTCACCGGCAGGCACCTGGAGACCCTCGCTGTG